Proteins encoded within one genomic window of Rhodobacter xanthinilyticus:
- a CDS encoding DUF1127 domain-containing protein yields the protein MCEGRLRTCHIFPRPACLRNARSRHPAQLGPFGTLRLLWRLALWHRRARTRARLARLGAEALDDIGLSEADRCAECGLWFWQGRDR from the coding sequence ATGTGCGAAGGCAGGTTGCGCACATGTCACATCTTTCCGCGCCCCGCCTGTCTGCGAAACGCCCGGTCGCGCCATCCGGCGCAACTTGGGCCGTTCGGCACCTTGCGCCTGTTGTGGCGTCTTGCGCTCTGGCATCGCCGCGCCAGGACCCGCGCGCGCCTGGCCCGGCTTGGGGCAGAGGCGCTCGACGACATCGGGCTGAGCGAGGCCGACCGCTGCGCCGAATGCGGGCTGTGGTTCTGGCAGGGCAGGGATCGGTGA